A window from Dehalococcoidia bacterium encodes these proteins:
- a CDS encoding MoaD/ThiS family protein, which produces MGVVVRIPSPLRRLTQGLDKVDVDARTVAEVVERLEARFPGFRERLLDENGEVRYFVNIYVNGEDVRFLQGLDTATKPGDEVSIVPAVAGG; this is translated from the coding sequence ATGGGCGTTGTGGTGCGCATTCCGTCGCCCCTGCGGCGGCTCACCCAGGGGCTGGACAAGGTGGATGTGGACGCCCGCACCGTCGCCGAGGTGGTGGAGCGCCTGGAAGCCCGCTTCCCCGGCTTCCGGGAGCGCCTGCTGGACGAGAACGGCGAGGTGCGCTACTTCGTGAACATCTATGTGAACGGGGAGGATGTGCGCTTCCTGCAGGGCTTGGATACGGCTACCAAGCCCGGCGATGAGGTGAGCATTGTGCCCGCCGTGGCGGGCGGGTAG